In a genomic window of Quercus lobata isolate SW786 chromosome 4, ValleyOak3.0 Primary Assembly, whole genome shotgun sequence:
- the LOC115984993 gene encoding uncharacterized protein LOC115984993: MAKKKAPMEISVEMDKKIWHTYVVNIGEEFMINTTWVVQDEEHLSFCIGEIREIYGKKTNLVVGLCADTGHGYGRGFCNYKGMAKDAPFQLLQLCVGSHCLLYNLDDVNYSRRTFTGTKHKVLKGFLYDKSTTVVGVGIKDVAQKLERETGVIIKNPVKLRKLAEAEKSLKGKDVRGSKLGDLAKLVLGEQMHFVKPKKTTWWSDKYDEYEDPLLSNDVIMYATVETFLAYEIGSKLLRCSYR; encoded by the coding sequence ATGGCCAAGAAGAAAGCACCCATGGAGATTAGCGTTGAGATGGACAAGAAAATCTGGCACACGTACGTAGTTAACATTGGTGAAGAATTCATGATAAACACCACATGGGTTGTTCAGGATGAGGAACATCTCAGTTTCTGTATAGGCGAGATACGAGAAATATATGGCAAGAAAACGAATCTTGTTGTTGGCCTGTGTGCTGATACCGGTCATGGCTATGGACGAGGTTTCTGCAACTACAAAGGGATGGCGAAAGATGCTCCATTTCAATTATTGCAGCTATGCGTTGGGAGTCACTGCCTTCTCTATAACCTTGATGATGTTAATTATTCCCGACGCACTTTCACCGGCACCAAGCACAAAGTTCTGAAGGGTTTTCTTTATGATAAATCCACCACTGTGGTTggtgttgggatcaaggatgtGGCACAGAAGCTTGAAAGAGAGACGGGTGTGATCATAAAGAATCCGGTGAAGCTTCGAAAATTGGCTGAAGCTGAAAAGAGTTTGAAGGGAAAGGATGTCCGTGGGTCCAAATTAGGAGATTTAGCCAAACTGGTATTGGGTGAACAAATGCATTTTGTAAAGCCTAAGAAGACGACATGGTGGAGCGATAAATATGATGAGTATGAGGATCCTCTACTTTCAAACGATGTAATTATGTATGCTACTGTTGAAACTTTCCTTGCCTATGAGATTGGATCCAAGTTGTTGAGATGTTCGTATAGGTAG
- the LOC115984992 gene encoding uncharacterized protein LOC115984992, with product MLGFSDEDKIGTIQPHDDALVVTLRIGGFDVKRVLVDQGSTMEVMYPDLYRGLNLKPEDLTASNSPLTGSDVVEVDFIVVDAYSLYTAIVARPWLYALGAVSSTLHQKVKYPSEGQVKDIVGNQIMARRCMMAAISHQPNAEPSTSIGKAYSNQPPQHCPIMNQPMRENADVFAWDACKGPGVDPSFICHHLNVNPSVTPKKQPPRCPLKEHANAVRDEVMKLKKVGAIKKVFLS from the exons ATGCTGGGATTCTCAGACGAAGATAAGATCGGAACcatccaaccccacgacgatgctcTGGTAGTCACACTCAGGATTGGGGGATTTGATGTGAAGAGAGTGCTAGTAGATCAGGGTAGTACTATGGAAGTAATGTACCCCGACCTGTACAGGGGGCTGAACTTAAAACCCGAAGACCTAACGGCGTCCAATTCCCCTCTG ACTGGTtcggatgtggtggaggtggatttcatTGTAGTTGACGCTTATTCACTCTACACAGCTATTGTGGCTAGACCTTGGCTTTATGCCCTAGGGGCTGTCTCTTCTACACtacaccaaaaggtgaaatacCCGTCAGAAGGCCAGGTTAAAGATATTGTGGGGAATCAGATCATGGCCAGGCGGTGCATGATGGCCGCCATCTCACACCAACCCAATGCTGAGCCCTCGACCTCTATTGGAaaggcttatagcaatcaaccaCCCCAGCATTGCCCGATAATGAATCAGCCGATGAG agaaaatgcAGACGTGTTTGCGTGGGATGCCTGTAAGGGACCAGGGGTTGATCCGAGCTTCATTTGCCACCACCTAAATGTTAACCCATCAGTTACtcccaagaagcaaccacctcggTGCCCGTTGAAGGAGCATGCCAACGCTGTTAGGGATGAAGTGATGAAGCTTAAAAAAGTAGGGGCTATCAAGAAAGTTTTTTTATCCTGA
- the LOC115987095 gene encoding cyclin-U4-1 — protein sequence MAELENPNLMPKLITFLSSLLQKVADSNDLNRQFQPQKISVFHGLSRPTISIQSYLERIFKYANCSPSCYIVAYVYLDRFAQSQPALPVNSFNVHRLLITSVMVAAKFMDDIYYNNAYYAKVGGISTIEMNFLEVDFLFGLGFRLNVTPNTFHIYCSYLQREMMMQQPPLNLAESSINLGKSLKLHLCFNEDEPSHQQQQLAV from the exons ATGGCTGAGTTAGAGAACCCAAATCTGATGCCAAAGCTCATAActttcctctcttctcttctccaAAAAGTGGCTGATTCGAACGATCTCAATCGTCAATTCCAACCCCAGAAAATCTCTGTTTTCCATGGCCTATCTCGACCAACCATCTCAATTCAAAGCTACCTAGAGAGAATTTTCAAGTATGCAAATTGTAGCCCTTCCTGTTACATTGTTGCATATGTTTATCTTGATCGATTTGCTCAAAGCCAACCCGCTTTGCCCGTCAATTCCTTCAACGTTCATCGTCTGCTAATCACAAGTGTCATGGTGGCTGCAAAATTCATGGATGATAT ttacTACAACAATGCATACTATGCAAAAGTTGGAGGAATCAGCACAATAGAAATGAACTTTCTTGAAGTAGATTTCCTATTTGGTTTGGGCTTCAGATTAAATGTGACCCCCAACACCTTCCACATCTACTGCTCCTACCTCCAAAGAGAGATGATGATGCAACAACCTCCTCTTAATCTAGCAGAGTCTTCTATAAATCTAGGAAAATCACTCAAACTCCATTTGTGCTTCAATGAGGATGAGCCCTCTCATCAACAGCAACAATTAGCTGTGTAA